The proteins below come from a single Microbacterium sp. SLBN-154 genomic window:
- the mftA gene encoding mycofactocin precursor MftA (Mycofactocin is a small molecule electron carrier derived from the final two amino acids, Val-Tyr, of MftA, the mycofactocin precursor. It plays a role in redox homeostasis and the metabolism of alcohols and aldehydes in Actinobacteria, including Mycobacterium tuberculosis.), with amino-acid sequence MDPAKTEAPDPEIVETDSLVEEVSIDGMCGVY; translated from the coding sequence ATGGATCCTGCGAAGACCGAGGCCCCCGATCCGGAGATCGTCGAGACCGACTCCCTCGTTGAGGAAGTGTCGATCGACGGCATGTGCGGCGTCTACTGA
- a CDS encoding GMC family oxidoreductase N-terminal domain-containing protein, whose amino-acid sequence MTTLIVGAGSSGSALAARLTEDDGRDVILVEAGPADPDFAPDVRDASSIRGAMPGHPANWSFLGHLTPDLAYTVVRGRMLGGSSAINGAYFVRARSGDHARWAQVGGDRWSYDAALPVWRAIESDVDFPDSPMHGSTGPMPVRRPAPGALAAAFLRAARVRGHAEEPDKNGEGVPGAGPVPSNIRDGQRVNTAMAYLPGAVRARPGLRILDRTTVGRVIFDGIRAIGVETSRGEIRADEVVLSAGAIGSARILLASGVGPAADLERFDIRVRADLPVGTAFSDHPDISLSWRPDGPTIDPAERFAFPAAVNIDTGGHPDADVEILLSVKPLGYLLTGTTRTLAGGLGAALRHPLRTARAVTGISARRAAMQVAHRDDLPLIVGLQCPAGRGSLALQAPDPAAPPRIEYRYLADVDDRRRLRAGIREAAALVRDMGGRLTELNESDLDDETLDAWMLSHLGTAIHMCGTAPMGPVVDGAGRVHGLAGLRVADTSILPVVPTRGPAASAVLVGEVIARAMRER is encoded by the coding sequence ATGACCACACTCATCGTCGGTGCAGGATCATCGGGGTCGGCCCTGGCCGCCCGCCTGACCGAGGATGACGGCCGCGACGTGATCCTCGTGGAGGCAGGACCAGCCGATCCGGACTTCGCTCCCGATGTGCGCGACGCCTCCAGCATCCGAGGCGCCATGCCGGGGCATCCCGCGAACTGGTCGTTTCTCGGTCACCTGACACCCGACCTCGCCTACACCGTCGTGCGCGGACGGATGCTGGGTGGCTCGAGCGCCATCAACGGCGCCTACTTCGTTCGCGCGCGCTCGGGCGATCATGCCCGGTGGGCCCAGGTCGGCGGCGACCGCTGGTCGTACGACGCGGCCCTGCCGGTGTGGCGCGCGATCGAATCCGACGTCGATTTCCCCGACTCTCCGATGCACGGTTCCACGGGCCCTATGCCGGTGCGGCGGCCGGCGCCGGGGGCCCTCGCGGCGGCCTTCCTGAGGGCCGCACGGGTGCGGGGACACGCCGAGGAGCCCGACAAGAACGGGGAGGGGGTTCCCGGCGCGGGCCCCGTTCCCTCGAACATTCGCGACGGGCAGCGCGTGAACACAGCGATGGCGTACCTCCCCGGCGCCGTGCGGGCCCGACCGGGGTTGCGGATCCTGGATCGCACCACGGTGGGTCGCGTGATCTTCGACGGAATCCGCGCCATCGGCGTGGAGACCTCCCGGGGCGAGATCCGGGCCGACGAGGTCGTGCTCTCGGCAGGCGCGATCGGCTCGGCCCGCATCCTCCTCGCCTCCGGTGTCGGGCCGGCAGCCGATCTGGAACGCTTCGACATCCGGGTCCGCGCCGATCTTCCCGTGGGAACGGCGTTCTCGGATCATCCCGACATCTCCCTCTCGTGGCGACCGGATGGCCCGACGATCGACCCGGCTGAACGATTCGCGTTCCCCGCGGCCGTCAACATCGACACCGGCGGCCATCCCGACGCCGACGTCGAGATCCTCCTGTCGGTGAAGCCGCTGGGGTATCTGTTGACGGGAACCACGCGCACCCTCGCCGGGGGGCTCGGGGCCGCACTGCGGCATCCTCTCCGCACCGCGCGTGCGGTGACGGGAATCTCGGCGCGGCGCGCCGCGATGCAGGTGGCGCACCGCGACGACCTGCCGCTCATCGTCGGACTGCAATGCCCGGCCGGGCGGGGGTCGCTCGCCCTGCAAGCCCCCGACCCCGCTGCGCCGCCGCGCATCGAGTACCGCTACCTCGCCGACGTCGACGACCGCCGGCGGTTGCGCGCAGGGATCCGGGAGGCGGCCGCGCTCGTGCGCGACATGGGCGGTCGGCTGACGGAGCTCAACGAATCGGACCTCGACGACGAGACGCTCGACGCGTGGATGCTGTCGCACCTCGGCACGGCGATCCACATGTGCGGCACGGCTCCGATGGGCCCGGTCGTGGACGGTGCAGGTCGCGTTCACGGCCTCGCCGGCCTCCGCGTCGCGGACACCTCGATCCTCCCCGTCGTCCCTACCCGCGGGCCCGCCGCGTCGGCGGTGCTCGTCGGCGAGGTCATCGCCCGCGCGATGCGGGAGCGGTGA
- the mftR gene encoding mycofactocin system transcriptional regulator (MftR, the mycofactocin system transcriptional regulator, is an uncharacterized TetR family DNA-binding transcription factor. Its role is inferred by context. It occurs as part of the biosynthesis locus for mycofactocin, a partially characterized electron carrier derived from the terminal Val-Tyr dipeptide of the precursor peptide MftA, through a radical SAM enzyme-mediated process.) gives MPVSSETRARMGRAPATTHGQLSHIALALFLERGFEQTTIDDIVEAAGIGRRTFFRYFRSKNDLPWGDFESMLAGMRAHLAGLPDDLPLRDALRTAVVEFNRFPDIEIPVHRERMWLLFNVPSLTAHSTLRYAEWRQVIAEFVAERLGDPPDAIEPQAIAWACLGLSLAAYEQWLAHPDADLLALIDEAFVRFGDAWRAS, from the coding sequence GTGCCGGTGAGCTCCGAGACCCGCGCGCGGATGGGGCGCGCTCCCGCCACGACGCACGGCCAGCTGAGCCACATCGCGCTCGCCCTCTTCCTGGAGCGCGGCTTCGAGCAGACCACCATCGATGACATCGTCGAGGCCGCGGGGATCGGACGCCGTACGTTCTTCCGGTACTTCCGATCCAAGAACGACCTGCCATGGGGCGACTTCGAGAGCATGCTCGCGGGAATGCGCGCCCACCTCGCCGGTCTCCCCGACGACCTGCCCCTTCGCGATGCCCTGCGTACGGCGGTGGTGGAGTTCAATCGGTTCCCCGACATCGAGATCCCGGTCCACCGGGAGCGCATGTGGCTCCTGTTCAACGTGCCGAGCCTCACCGCCCACTCGACGCTGCGGTACGCGGAGTGGCGGCAGGTGATCGCCGAGTTCGTCGCCGAGCGCCTCGGTGATCCGCCCGACGCGATCGAACCCCAGGCGATCGCGTGGGCGTGCCTTGGCCTGTCGCTGGCGGCGTACGAGCAGTGGCTGGCGCACCCGGATGCCGACCTCCTCGCCCTCATCGACGAGGCCTTCGTCAGATTCGGCGACGCGTGGAGAGCCAGCTGA
- the mftB gene encoding mycofactocin biosynthesis chaperone MftB (MftB, a small protein, is a peptide chaperone that assists the radical SAM enzyme MftC in performing two modifications to the C-terminal Val-Tyr dipeptide of the mycofactocin precursor peptide, MftA. MftB's role is analogous to the role of PqqD in the biosynthesis of PQQ, a cofactor that derives entirely from a Tyr and a Glu in the precursor PqqA.), with the protein MDMHAPWRLSPQVSVRPEPFGALLYHFGTRKLSFLKDRTLLALVEQLDSSDTLAAACDAAGVSVPDRPRYLRALETLAGSAMIERRSS; encoded by the coding sequence ATGGACATGCACGCGCCGTGGCGGCTCAGCCCCCAGGTGTCGGTGCGGCCCGAGCCGTTCGGAGCATTGCTCTACCACTTCGGCACCCGCAAGCTGTCGTTCCTGAAGGACCGCACGCTGCTGGCCCTGGTGGAGCAGCTCGACAGTTCTGACACCCTCGCGGCGGCGTGCGACGCCGCCGGCGTCTCCGTCCCGGATCGCCCCCGATATCTGCGCGCATTGGAGACCCTCGCCGGGTCCGCGATGATCGAAAGGCGTTCGTCATGA